One window of the Hemiscyllium ocellatum isolate sHemOce1 chromosome 11, sHemOce1.pat.X.cur, whole genome shotgun sequence genome contains the following:
- the fhl1a gene encoding four and a half LIM domains protein 1a: protein MTFHRSPDAYYRFPERTMNERLDCHYCKESLHGSKYIEKDKLHCCIKCYDKFIANTCFVCRKPISFDSKELHHDDRYWHESCFRCFHCSRSLANDSFCIKNERITCTNCLPRTDASTCHSCRRAIKPGTKSFEYGGSHWHERCFTCSRCLKEIGTARFVPKGDEIYCISCNEKKFSKHCVHCRKAITSGGLTYRDEPWHSECFVCKTCRKQLGGQRFTAHENFLYCVDCYSNFIAKKCGVCHKPVTGFGGAEVVTYEDRQWHSNCFKCKKCYSSLINKRFVTHNRDVYCPDCAKSL, encoded by the exons ATGCCTATTACCGCTTCCCCGAGCGTACGATGAATGAGCGGTTGGACTGTCATTATTGTAAGGAGTCACTGCATGGCAGCAAATACATTGAGAAGGACAAACTGCACTGCTGTATCAAATGTTACGACAAGTTCATCGCCAACACGTGCTTTGTCTGCAGGAAACCAATAAGCTTTGATTCCAAG GAACTGCACCACGACGATCGCTACTGGCACGAGTCGTGTTTCCGCTGTTTCCACTGCAGCCGCTCCCTCGCCAACGATTCCTTCTGCATCAAGAACGAGCGCATCACTTGTACCAACTGCCTGCCCCGCACTGACGCCTCGACCTGTCACAGCTGCCGGAGAGCCATCAAACCAG gGACAAAGAGTTTTGAGTATGGGGGCTCACACTGGCACGAGCGCTGCTTCACCTGCAGCCGCTGCCTGAAGGAGATTGGCACCGCCAGATTTGTCCCAAAGGGAGACGAGATTTACTGCATCTCCTGCAACGAGAAGAAGTTTTCCAAGCACTGCGTCCACTGCCGaaag GCAATCACCAGTGGAGGACTGACCTATCGGGATGAGCCTTGGCATTCGGAATGCTTTGTGTGCAAGACATGTCGCAAACAGCTGGGTGGACAGCGTTTCACCGCCCATGAGAACTTTCTCTACTGTGTTGACTGCTACAGTAACTTCATTGCCAAGAAGTGTGGTGTTTGTCACAAGCCTGTGACTG GGTTTGGAGGGGCTGAGGTTGTAACCTACGAAGATCGTCAATGGCACAGCAACTGCTTCAAGTGCAAGAAGTGTTACAGTTCCCTGATCAACAAGCGTTTTGTTACCCACAACAGGGATGTGTACTGCCCTGACTGCGCAAAGTCCCTGTAA